Genomic segment of Salvia hispanica cultivar TCC Black 2014 chromosome 2, UniMelb_Shisp_WGS_1.0, whole genome shotgun sequence:
AGGCATTTTTCTTGTAGAAGAAAGAATGGTCTAAGGCTGACTGTTGAAGACCAAAACCACTCAGAACTTGTGATAATTTCAAGTACCATTGTCTAGATGTCTTCTTCAAGCCATATAAGGAGTCTGCAAACAAGCTTGGTTCCTGGCTTACATTCGACCCCTCAACAGAAAGCCTAGGTGGAAGGttcatatatatttcttcttccaagTCTCCATATAAGAAGGCATTGTTAATATCCAAATGGCAGAGATCCCAACAATAAATAGTTGCAAGTGCTAGAATGAATTTCACTGTGGTGAGTTTAGCCACAGGAGAGAAAGTATCAAGAAAGTCCACACCCTCTAACTGTATATACCCTTTGGCAACAAGCCTTGCTTTGTATCTTTCCACTGAACCATCAGCAAGAAACTTTACTTTGAACACCCATTTACAGTAAATTGGGGTATTTCCTGGTGGTAGAGTTGTGATGAACCAAGTTTCAATCTTATTTAGAGCAGCTAATTCATCTTGAATGGCCATATGCCATTCTGGAATAGGAGCAGCCTGAGAGTAAGAGGCTGGCTCAAACACTGCAGTCATCAGAATGACATATCAAAGGTAGGTTGGGGAAAGGTTTGAAAGGgtgaaatattaagaaatggGATAAGGAGTGGCTGAGGAAACTGAGTTGCACAAGTAGTCAGTCAAATGAGATGGAGGGACTACTTGTCTCCCAGTTCTGGTAGTGATGATAGGAGCAGGTTGAGTTGTTTTTGGAGGTGGAGATGAGTCAGAATTTGGTTCTAGTTCAGTTAAGGTTTGTGAGGTAAGGTTTTGTGGAGTTGTGGATTGAGTATGAGGGAAGGTGGATGGAGTAAGATGAGAGTAAGGAAAGATGGTTTCATGAAACACAACATTGCGGGTAATTGATTCTTGCATAGTCTATATCAAGGACTTTGTACCCTTTTATAACCCGGGGGATAtcctaaaaaatgaattttgaggCTCTTGGTGATAATTTGTCTCTGCCTCTGTGAAGGGTGGAGCCATAGCACAAACATCCAAAGACTTTTAGGTGAGAGTAAGAAGGTTGTTTATTGTATAGAATGTGGAAAGGAGTGGTGTTTTCAGgtaaaaaagatgatgaagttCTGTTTATTAGGTAAGCAGCAGTTAGGATACAGTCTTCCCAGAAATGGATAGGTAGGTGAGATTGAAAGAGAAGGCTTCTAGCAACATTCAAGAGGTGTTGATGCGTTCTCTCAACTCTAGCATTTTGCTGAGGAGTCTCTACACAAGAATGTTGTAGATTGGTTCCAAACTGAGTGAATAGAGAGGGGAGTGAAAACTCTGGAGCATTATCAGTTcgaatcatttttattttctttgagaaTTCGGTGTTAACAGTGGTCAAGAATTGTACAAGAATGTCTTTAACATCAGATTTATGTTTCATCAAAAATGTCCAAACAAATCTAGATGCATCATCTACAATAGTAAGGAAGTATTGATAGCCTTGTGTAGTACAAGGGTTAAAAGGACCCCAGACATCACAatgaatcaaatcaaaacaatcaaCTGATATAGAttcagaagaagaaaaggctAAGTGTTTCTGTTTAGCTAAAGGGCAAATGTCACAAACATAAAGAGTTTTAGTAGTGTTTCTGAGATACATTTGAGTTTATTTATGGAGGGGTGTCCTAGTCTCATATGCCAAGTATCAGTAGATACAACATAGGTTACAATAGGAATAGGATTTGAGGTGTTGGAAGTAGTACCAGAATCAACAATGAGGGTGTATAGGTGGCCAACACGTTTACCCTTCCCAATCAAAGTCCCCGGTGAAGTTTCCTGAATGGTGAGGGAATCATGAGTAAAATTTACAATACAAGGCAGGGAAATAGTTAAGGAACTGACAGATATGAGATTGAAAGTGAAAGATGGAACACACAGGACAGAGGATAGAGTGATTGAAGGTGTGAGGTGAATAATACGTATGTGTGTCACTTTGGCTGTTCCACCATTAGGTTAGTTTACAAAGGCATCATTTATTGGTGAAGAagaatgaaaaagataaacatGGCGTGTAGCACGAGTGTCTATTAACCATGAAGGATTAGAAGATATATTTGCTACAAAATGGGTAAAAGAAACTGTACCAGTAAATTGAGTTTGAGGCTGCTATGGAACTGTTGTTTGAGATGAAGAGGTTGAGGAATTTATAAGTGCGACTGAAATGTTTTCTGGTGAAGGTGAAGGAAGTTGAGGAGGATCCGATATGCCAAGATGAGAGCCATGAGGTATTGACATTGCTCCATTGTTGAATTCAGAGAACCTGTTGAAACACCAGAATTTTTCCAGTAGCATTAGAGATAGCTTTTTCATTGTAATCAGCTAGATTATCATCCACTAGATTCACAGATCTAAGTTGCACCGAATCCTTATACACAGGTTTTCCCCTTCCACGACCAAAACTAGGTGGAAAACCATGTAGAGCATAGCATCGATCAATAGTGTGGTTATTTTTACCACAGTGAGTACATAATCTTCCTCTGCcaaaggaagaagaagcagcATTTGCAGCAAAGAGTTGCTCACTGGAGGAATGAGAAGAAGGAGTATAGCTATGATCAATATTCATGTCTCTCTTCCTGAACGACAATAGAGAAAGTTTTGGATAGAGATGGTAGAGGCACCATGGATAGAATGCTGGATCTGACTTGAGAGAAAGAAGGATTGAGTCCGATAGTGCAATCTTCCTCTTGAGAAGCTTGCCACATTCGTGCACTATGGCAACGACATGTAGAACAAGTGCACCATGCGATCGGTTGAAAATGCTTAAATTCATCCCATACAATTCGCAGATCAGTGAAATAGGTGCTAACATCATTCTGACCTTGAGTGAGATTCATGATTTGTTGACGAAGTTGATAAGAGCGTGCCGAGTATGATACTGAGAACCGATCACGAAGATCTGACCAAATTTCATAAGCGCTATCCAGATACATCACGCTTGAACAAATCTGTGGCGAAATTGAGTTCCTGAGCCATGATACAACCATATTGTTGCATCTGATCCATGCTGAGAGTAGAAGATGATCGGCATCTGGTCGGAGGAGATCACCATTGACAAATTAAACGGCAGCTTATTTTTGGCCAATAATGCGGTGGTGACCGATCTGCTCCAGACGATGTAATTTGATCCGGTGAGAACTTGAGAAACTAGTTGTAGATTGGGATTGTCGATTGGATGAAGGTATTAAGGACTCGAATTGTCTTCAAAATGTGGTTGACTGTTGGTTGCATATCCACCGGTGCTATTGTTGCTTTTATTTGTGTTGCGAGGAGCCATTTCAGATTCAAAAAAGGATCAAAAAGAAGGAGCGGAAGCTATGATTTTCAACGATACCATAtaagaaatatgaaatcaAACATATGGAGTAAAACTCAAGATAGAGATGCATGAgagaaaaagatatttttatttcacaaaaGCTGAATTACAGAGAAAGGAAAGCCAACTATTTATACTTCTATCTAGCATACTATGCGCATGTGCATGAGTGCATGCTAACGTGTAGACTCGACCACATTTAACCAAAACCTTATAACTAATTCTAACAGCCAATTGACGATGCCAGCTCACGTCCACGTGGCTTCTTTTATTCTTCATGTTGATGGTAGATGCTGCTTCTCTCTTTATTCTTCAATAACactcattttattactatgatATATTATCTTCTGCAAAGTTAAGATAAATTTATAACTAAATTACCAAATACAAATAGACTTGATACATGCTAGCACAAACTATTATGGTCTTTATCTTACCTTGTTGAAAGATAGATAGTCTACCAAACTGAGTCTGAGTATATGAAAGCCACACAAAAcctcaaaatatttaaacaaatactGAATTATTATAATGAGGATCTCATGCAAACAATACTTGAAGCTATATATACTGTACTACGtacactataaaaaatttcattcgTACCCAATAAAAACAACCATAATATTACCCaccaaaacaataataatattaataatccctccgtcccactttaggagtctcagtCGCTTTTCTGTACCCGTTTTATagaaatgataataaatatttaaagtggagaaatggtaaagtaagagagagaataaggtACAAAAGACTCttctcaatattattatttctcttactttaccatttctcaattttaactatttattactatcatttttataaaacaggTGCAAAAAAGTGACTAGGACTTTTAAAgtgggaaggagggagtactagtagTAAAAATTGAACCTGAAACTGCTTCAGTACATGAGGTGAAATTCCATACACGCGATGAGACTGAGTTGCGATAAATCCTACAAAAAGATTTAGGTCGGTAATTTTTGCTTTTAATAATGtactttttgtatttttatgaatttgaataactatataatttttggatttattagGATGTTAATAcgtaatttctaatttttaataaatctcgtattcaaattaattaagttaaaaattattttaattataaaacataataagaagttaaaatattatttatattatataatttaaaaaatattttatttaacaataaatataatttaaagttatattatactatatatttaatatacaattatatttagatTGCAGTATATGCCAGGTATTTGATGTAATACCATATTTTGGTAGTAccatattttcattatataccAAGTTTTGGTAAACATTGTTATCTTACTAAGATATCATATACCgttataagtattttttatattaatccATTATAATAAGGCcgttattttgatattttttccaCTCCTATTCTAGATGACGTAAGAGGCCTTTGACAGCTAGGTTTATGGAattcttgtttttgttgtgTCATGATGTGTTTTTGTAGTTCATGATTTGGTagatttatagtactaatacaTTTCATTGTtatcaataatataatttagttttatagtaaatatatttaattaatgcagATGAGTTAGGGCCATAAGTAATTTAtagttgattaattatttgtaatgcATTActgattaattatataattaattatttgtaaaatcatCAAGCTTGGTAAATTTCGGTTTGTTCAGTACCACTAAGATACAAAAATTCACAACCGTACCACAATgatcaattaatatattaaactaaattatGTTGGACTAATAATTAGGAAAAGGCTATCATCCTATTAAACTAAATTAGGAAAAGCGATCTATCCGAATCTTAGATCTTGCCCTAATATTGGGCTGCTGCTCTTAGCCCAAGATATTTGCTGCTCTCGGACACTATTGCCATATCACCCTCCTCCCTCCcttttaacatattttattctttttaatagtaatatacaACCAAACAAACTAATCAAATCAGTCACATTAGATGATATAGATCCACAATTATCGAATTTAATGTGGCAATTAAATATGTCCATATCCTACGGGTATAAGGAAATCTGCTAATATGGAGTAGTCCTTCTAGAATTAGGAAAACTGAGGCATCTATAAATTAAACGAATGCAGAAGCATTAACAAGTTGCAATTCCAAATTTCCAAACACACTAAACATATCAGCAGCCATGGCTCTTaagcttttgaatattttgtccATCGTCCTTCTTCTTGTTGTGTTCCTACTTTCTGTCTCTTCTGGTACCAAGGGAAACAGCATGGGTTTTGAGTTGGTAAAAGTCCCTACAGCCAATACAATCCAATTATTTGATTCGGAATTTCATCTTCAAAGATATGGTTATTACGAATACGCACAACTCAACCTCGGTACCGGTGCTTCCGAAGACCAAATTCTGGAATTAGCTATCAAAACTTATCAAGGAAATTTTGGCATCAAACCCACGGGAATATTGGATGATCAAACCTTATTGTCAATGATGGCGCCGAGATGCGGCAATCCCGATATTGACATCGGCGTCAACTCCATGAATCCTCATAACAGAAACCTCACTGCTCAACTTTGACTACATATCACAGCCGCTCGATATGAATTCAATTTATagattcttttctttattactattattttttgttttcttgttcttttagttttatgaTTAATCCTCGTCAACTCCGTGAATCCTTGCAACGGATCAATGTAAATTCAATTAGTAGATTCTTGgactttttcattatttttcgttttcttgttccttttattttatgatgaagaagaagaagaagaagaagaagaagaagaagaagaagaagaagaagaagaagaagaagaagaagaagaagaaggtaCTCACATGCACTTTGGATGGGGTACCTAAAATTCCTAAAATTTCTCCAACACTCTTTTCATCTCTAGCACTAGTAAATCAACTATTAAACCACTCGAAAAATGCGTGATTCCTAAAATCTTGAACAAGATAATaacaaactaaataaattcCACTAAAGTTTAGCACTAATTTAACAAATACTTAAATATGTTAATCACCCGCATGGAAATAGAAAGctacataaacaaataatgttAACAAACATATGACAGATTGAAATTCCAAACACACTATTCAAATCAGGCATTGCTTCTGAATATTTTGTCTCATCTTTCTTGTTTTCGAAGGAGGCAGCGCGGACTTTGTGTTGGTAAAACCATAATGAGGTGATAAATACACAACtcataaaaaatgtttcacATTTGTTTCATATAATACAAAGCATTTGAagtttacataaataaaacaaaaagttATAGGTGTTGGATTAAAACTATATTGGAGTTTGATTGTTTTATGTCATTGTCGTGTTGCTGTTATGTCTAAGTTTGAAGCATTATCATGATGTTGTATTATTTTAGGCCAACAAGAATATGATTGTGTTGATATCATATATAGGTTCGTGCCAATTGCAAATTATGTTCGAGTTTGAATATAGAACAAATCGGGTTAATGTTCGGGGCGAGGGTTGCCTCAACAAATCATGTTCAAATTTGACCTAAACATATTGAGTGATTATCCTGTTATCAACCTTAACTTGTTGAGTCATTATCAAGTCATCTTGATAATGACTCAACTCGCATTATTTATCAACTTATTAGACGACATTGACACCCGTCACTTTTCTCCAACCTTGGCATTAGATCATTCACAACATAGTCTCATTTCAAACACCAAATCCAACTAGAACTCAGTCTTCTAGGTGTCACATAAATGTTCAACCAAAATCTCAAATTCTAGCCACAACACAATCGCGTCACCCAATAAAATAGGTTTGTGGTGTGGAACGCAGCTGCGTCACACTGCTGGTCTGCAACACAAACCCAGTCGCGCACCCCAAATGCGGTCTAAACAGCATTGAAATCTAAATCAACTTTAATGGAAAACCTATAATTATCTTgcacataat
This window contains:
- the LOC125206286 gene encoding metalloendoproteinase 3-MMP-like is translated as MALKLLNILSIVLLLVVFLLSVSSGTKGNSMGFELVKVPTANTIQLFDSEFHLQRYGYYEYAQLNLGTGASEDQILELAIKTYQGNFGIKPTGILDDQTLLSMMAPRCGNPDIDIGVNSMNPHNRNLTAQL